GGGTGTTACAATCATTCTTCAACAATGGAAGTGTTGCAAAATACGTagcaccacatattaaaaagggATTAGGAGTGGGGAACCACAATGAGTAGGAAGACAGGAGCAGCCTTTGAGCAGAGCCTCGGGCGCTGTTGCAGAAACATGTTTTCTGGAGCGGGATTACAGCCATGTTACAGGCATTGTTTGCCTGACAAACCAAGCCATAGATACGATCCCCAGCTTCCACACATCTGTGCAGATCCTGCTATGCCCCAAACTCCAAGAGCAACCTTCAGCCCTCACAATGCTGCTGAATATGAATCGAGTTCTCGACTGCCAGTGAGGAAATGCAGGGGATTATGAGTTGTGCTCCCTACCCCTGCAGGCACTGAGGATAACCAAGTGGAACTCAAACTGCTGTGAAGTTTGGAGTCGGAGGTTAAGAGACCCAGTGGAAAAGAAACTCCTGCCCAATTTCTATCATGTTCTAAATCTTCTCAGGTTTCTAAGGCTTGGATTACACCCAGAAATAGACTGGTGTTTATTAATTAATTCCCTTTGGGGCTGTTCAGAGCTATATTTAACAGCAGTCTTATTCTGGGTTTGTTGGTCCACTGTTGCCATAAGGATGACAAGCAGGAACCGGTGTGGTGGATTACTCTGGCTCTGGTCTGTCTAATCCAGCCGTGACAGTGCCCGATCCAGATACCTCAATCAAGAGGGCTGGATCCTTTGCTGTGGAGACTTACGGAGTATCTGCCTCACTGAAGAGGTTCCTCCCAGTCTGagtcattagtggctgctttacATTCTGGAACATGAGGTTTACATCCTTCCTAAGCGTAATGGAAAGGTGGATAACGCAACCCACAAAACTCTAGACCTCAGTAATTAGACACCCACAAGACAATTACGCcctgtataaaaagaaaagtgtaaaaaGTGATTACGAAAGTAATTCTTATCAGTTGAAAAACGCTGCCTTTCAGTGCCTCTGGCCAAGTAACACCTTCCTTTTCTAGTTTCTTTCTTCAGCAGATCTCAAAGCCCATTGCAAAACAGGATGCTGCCAttgccttcatttaaaaaacgTAAACCAGATGAACCTGACAACTTGCTGTCCGTCACAGACCGGCCGCAAACCTGGAACAGAATTTTTCCCAGGTccctgaggaggaattaggcatagcgggagtgaaagggttaacaagattgaagtactgagggtccaggtcatgtccgagggtaggaggctgtgtatgaggagcaggagtgggagataagcaagcgcgtgattttttgttgtgaagaaaggaactgtaaagttgcaaaaagataaccaatcgtattagctgaagggatgCATGAAGGACgtgtgaacaagacatataaaccaataagagttctctcagtagcgcatgtacaaacaattagaaagtatataagccatgtaatatttcaataaagggtcttcgatttacccctcgatcggagtccgtgcatcaatccgctacaagTCCCACTTGATGCTGTGCCTTGCATCGTGACAAACCCACCACAGAACAGCCGTTGTCTGACAATCTTTTCCCTTACTCTAATTTCTAGGctaaaaaaataccccaaaactcCATACTTTCATTCTTTACATCCTCACTTACTCTAAACACCTCCTTCTCCTGGATTATCATTGCAACGCAGTGACCAGAGGGAGCACAAACCTCCCCGTGCTCTCCTGCCTTTGGCTCACATCTTGGCAGGAGCACACGAGCCGTTTCCCAGCCCGTTCCTTTGCCTCTCTCTCTATTTCAACCCAACTTAATACCAAACCACAAAGATCACTTTACTCTTAGGAAGAGCATTTTGATTGAAGTTTGTACTGAAACATAAGCCAACATTTAACTGAATGCTGCAAGGACAGGACATATAACTTCCTAAAAATGGTGGAAGAAgctaaatttatttcttaaaatgtcttAAATTGAGCTTGAAGGTAAAAAGTGAGTTAAAGGCTGGACACTAATTTCTAAAACAGCAGTCTTCCAGAAGGCAGGCTGAATACTGTCTCTTTAAGGGACTTTGgtacacatgtatttttttaactgaaaatgattCCCTGTTAGTTTTAAGGGTAAACCAATGAGCACAGAAAAAGTTATATTAAGAAACACTCAAAGGTGGCCCATGTTTGCAACAGTCCCACAAATAAATAGCGCTGTACGCTCGTGTGCTCTCTGCGTACAGCCAGCCCTCCTGCCCACCTCGGCGCCGCTGAGCTGGGCCACTGCGTCTACAGGCGAAGAAAATGCCGGGGATGTGTCCCAGGCTCCTCCTGCTCGTGAAATGCACTTTATGGCTCTGCTGAGCCAGTTCCTGATGAGTGACGTGCCCTGTGCCTGCGGGGACACTGACAGCGGTGAGAACACGTTCTGGAGGCTGCGAGGACCCCATCGTTTGCAACCACATCACCGTCATCCTACTGAAGTATAAACGGGCAATTTCAGACGCTGTTTTCCCCATAGCCGAGTGCTTCAGTTGTGCCCTCCACAGACACGCAGCCCATGcacacagctctcccagcagcgGGGGGACCCTCGCTCTATGTCGGGGCGTGCCCAGGGGCTGAGCTAACCACAGGAGCACCCTGGGGGTACACACCAGTGAGCAGGATAGtgtctctgctctctcctctgccgACACGCAGTTCAAAGTCTGAATCGgtgcattttctcattttccagtcAAAGGAGGATACGGCAACAGAGCTTTGGGCAGGAAGGGGCAAATCGGAGTCTACTCCTGCTCTAGGATAATCTAGAACAAACTTCCTACGGCTTTAAACAGTGTCGTGAACACCCGGAAAGCTGAGAGGGAAAAGGTATTATTTTTGGCTGAAGGTCTTTATAGCTGATGCAGGAACTTTCTCGTTAGTTACTCATTGCCTCAGCAAGTCTCATAAAAcagccagcagagcccagcaaaTACTTTTCTTCAGTATTCTGGGAGCTCAGAAATCCAGGAATTGAACGAGGCCTTGAACCCATTTTATGGACTCACTTCTTACTGAGCtaccataaaatattaaaattcagacCTTATAAATAAGGAAGGGAAAGAGCTGTGCATTTCTTAGCAGAAGCAGCCTCTCCAGAGACTCTTCCCAAGGTAAGTCCGGTGCTACACATCCCAGAGATGGGTTCCCCAGATAGACAGCTGATTGGCGACAACAAACTCATGCAACGGAGATTAGAGACGTAAAACCCCCTTAATTCTGCTCCGCACTGGAAAAGGTCCTGCAACAAATTGACTTAGTTTATTCCCTGGTGACCCTGTCCCCAGTCTTTGAGGGCTCTCCCCAGGGTGTCTGATGGCAGCAAGCAATTAACCCCCTGCGAGCCCCGAGCAGAGGCAGCAACGCTGTGACCCTCTCTCCAACAGACGCCAGCTGGGCTCCTCCGAGATGGCGCAGAGAAGCAGCCTTGCAGTCCCCTATGAAGTGCCTGTCCTTGCCGTTTGCTTTTTGGCATGCGTAGCCACAGGtaagcaatggaaaaaatccGTCATGGCTTTGCCTGAGCCCCATCATACTGACATACGAAACTGTCCGGGGTTGGGCAGTGCCCAGGGTGGTGTGCCACACCAGCATCCCAGCTTTCAGATGTTCTGGAGATTGTCCCCAGAGGACTGTCTAAAAACTGGCCTCTGATTTTGAGAGTAGCAGAGAAGGGAATGGGGAAGCTTCAGCGTTTTCCAGCGTTATTGTAGCAGCTGCACTGCTTTCAAATCTGCTCCAAGAAGTGAAAAGTGTGATAGCTATGGCCACCTGGGAATACCAGGGAAGAGACAGGGAGCTTCAGGCTTCTTATATTCACAGGACTATAGTGCCTTTATAGTCTGAGCTATATTTTTAGTTCATTCATCTATGACACAGACTACAATAGCGAGTTTCAGCctgtaacaaaaaattatttcccatacTGGTTCTTCATTTAATATGTCCTGAGGTTTGTATGTTAGACAAACTGCAACTTTCCAACAGCTGGACTCAGACTAGCCAGGGTATGGCTGAGGAGCTGATTAACTAGTTTATATTCTCAAGCGCATTCAGTTCCAACCAAAAACCAGCGTATCAAATTGTGGGCACAAAACCAGAGGGCACAGGTATGCTGCAGCGGTGATTTGCAGCAAGAGAGTGAGCAAGACTGGCAGGGTGGGGATGATCTTTTGCTGTGCGTGTTACGTGGTCATTGCTGGTTTTCAGACCTTTTCTTATTACAGGTCAGGCTTTGGCGTTCTTGCAGTCAGTTGCAAAAGCCTGACTTATTTTAAACAACTGTGAAGGGAGCTTTGTGATGAAGACACTACTTGTCTCAAAAACTAAAGTCCCACCTGAAAACAGCTGTTAGACTGAAGCCTGAAACTCAGTCCCTCCTCCAAGGTCGAGGGCTTGGAGAAGCTAGCAGGGCAGCTTTTGTGGGAAGGGTACAGCTTAGGATGCTTAGTGCCCTCATTCTCCTTCTTTTGCAGGTTTGGAACTGTCTATAAATAACCACGCTGCTGACTTCTccctgtctaccttgcctggccctcccgtctccctctcctgcctagTACAGAACAGCAGCCAGCCTGAGGAGCTGCTCTGGTACCGAGGAGATGGGAAAGTGGATCTGAAAGATGGGAATCAAGTGAATGTCAGTAACATCTGCATATCCCCGGTCACCGAGTCCGACAATGGAGTCACCTTCACGTGCAAGCTGGCACGGGACAAGTCTGTCCAGGTGTCTGTGATCCTGGATGTCCAGTGTGAGTTGCAGTGGTAGATATCTGTGCAGAATGGCTGGGGTGGGATGAAATCGCAGGCTGAGCACCTCAGTGTCTGGGCGCTAGCTGAAGGCGGTGTGCGTTGCACCCTTGTACGCTGTCTTCATCAAGAAAAAATGCATGTAGGAGGAGATCACTCATGTGATAAGACACTCCCTTTCCACAGTGGTGCTTATGGCCTGATCGAACGCGTCTTTTATGGGGAGTGGGTGGGCCCTTAAGTAAGAAGATGTTCTGGATATATCCCTGCCTCCACCTAGATTCTTTCTCAAGGATACAAGTCAGGGCAGAGGAGTCACGAGAGTGACCGTCTCTGCCACTGATTGCCCTGCTGATTCCTAGGGATCATGAAAGGCTGCACAACTGTGATGTGTTACACCACTGAACAAGGTGCACAAGGGATGTGTAAAGGGAgcttattttgtattaaatagtAAGCAGCATTATTAATGACCTGTTGAACTGCGTTACTGTAACAGTTCCTCCCCAGCTGACTGGAGAAGAGTCCCTCCAAATCGAAGAAGAGAAAGATGTTACTTTGACCTGCAATGCCAAGTCCAACCCTCAAGCCCAAACAACTTGGTATAAGAACACCACCACCTTGACCCTACAGCAAGATCGTTACCAGCTGTACCGGACTAGCGAGGTCTTTCAGCTCTCTATCATAAAAGTACAGAAGTCTGACAACGGGACCTACACCTGCGTGGTGAAATCTCctttg
This DNA window, taken from Mycteria americana isolate JAX WOST 10 ecotype Jacksonville Zoo and Gardens chromosome 15, USCA_MyAme_1.0, whole genome shotgun sequence, encodes the following:
- the TMIGD1 gene encoding transmembrane and immunoglobulin domain-containing protein 1, whose protein sequence is MAQRSSLAVPYEVPVLAVCFLACVATGLELSINNHAADFSLSTLPGPPVSLSCLVQNSSQPEELLWYRGDGKVDLKDGNQVNVSNICISPVTESDNGVTFTCKLARDKSVQVSVILDVQFPPQLTGEESLQIEEEKDVTLTCNAKSNPQAQTTWYKNTTTLTLQQDRYQLYRTSEVFQLSIIKVQKSDNGTYTCVVKSPLGEGRKDFHLIVEDKKPVFPKEAVIAAAVVVTITVLFGIVARKDKIFKCFKRSSETAL